From a region of the Candidatus Deferrimicrobiaceae bacterium genome:
- a CDS encoding ATP-binding protein, with the protein MGEKRLLNGWADELRPVFSTRMVLVAWIPCLLITILHYRTLVEYAWAHDVLRRLYYLPILFAAFSGGVRGGISVSAFASLIYFPHAFLSLVARDPGDALEKGLEILLYNIVAVVAGLLVDRERREREKQERLANKLSEALEEQRRIESQLIRAGRLGALGELTAGIAHEIKNPLHAMKGTAEILRDAVPPEAPERRMLDLHMEEIDRLAQTAERFLTFARPAPSDRRPLDLREVVNRVASLVETQARREGVTTVIDRYDGAEPPTVMGDADQLTQLLLNIALNGVQAMAGRGSGTLSFFAFPERQGGKGYSCVALRNDGPAIPEDRLERIFDPFYTTKDGGTGLGLSICSRIADQHDGLLSVRNLPEGRGVEFTLSLPAKGDDG; encoded by the coding sequence ATGGGTGAAAAACGCCTGCTGAACGGATGGGCGGACGAACTGCGGCCGGTGTTCTCGACGAGGATGGTCCTCGTCGCGTGGATCCCCTGCCTTCTCATCACGATCCTGCATTACCGGACCCTGGTCGAGTACGCGTGGGCCCACGATGTCCTCCGGCGCCTGTACTACCTTCCGATCCTGTTCGCCGCTTTCTCGGGAGGGGTGCGCGGCGGGATCTCGGTGTCCGCCTTCGCCTCCCTCATCTATTTCCCCCACGCGTTCCTCTCCCTCGTGGCGCGCGACCCCGGGGACGCCCTGGAAAAGGGGCTGGAGATCCTCCTGTACAACATCGTGGCCGTGGTGGCGGGACTCCTCGTCGACCGGGAGCGCCGGGAGCGGGAGAAGCAGGAGCGTCTTGCCAACAAACTCTCCGAGGCGCTGGAGGAACAGCGCCGGATCGAGTCGCAGCTCATCCGGGCGGGCAGGCTCGGGGCGCTCGGCGAGCTGACGGCGGGGATCGCCCACGAGATCAAGAACCCGCTCCACGCGATGAAGGGGACGGCGGAGATCCTGCGGGACGCCGTTCCGCCCGAGGCCCCCGAGCGCCGGATGCTGGACCTCCACATGGAGGAGATCGACCGGCTGGCGCAGACCGCCGAGAGATTCCTCACGTTCGCCCGCCCGGCCCCCTCCGACCGGCGCCCGCTCGACCTGCGGGAGGTGGTGAATCGCGTCGCGTCGCTGGTGGAGACCCAGGCCCGCCGGGAGGGGGTGACGACGGTGATCGACCGGTACGACGGGGCGGAGCCCCCCACGGTGATGGGGGACGCCGACCAGCTGACCCAGCTGCTGCTCAACATCGCCCTCAACGGGGTGCAGGCGATGGCCGGCCGGGGGAGCGGGACCCTCTCCTTCTTCGCATTCCCCGAGCGGCAGGGCGGGAAGGGGTACTCCTGCGTCGCTCTCCGCAACGACGGGCCGGCGATCCCCGAAGACCGGCTGGAAAGGATCTTCGATCCCTTCTACACTACGAAGGACGGTGGGACGGGCCTGGGGCTTTCCATCTGCTCCCGGATCGCCGACCAGCACGACGGGCTTCTGTCCGTCCGAAATCTTCCGGAGGGAAGGGGAGTCGAATTCACCCTGTCCCTTCCGGCAAAAGGGGATGACGGGTGA